From a region of the Rhodococcus sp. 4CII genome:
- a CDS encoding site-specific integrase, protein MEPTMSVLVDGVLTAARGAGLTEASLKYQRSCCATVARYCTDHAIDEYNEQVRDRFLAEQDTRLQRRNIGPVFRSSLEKTANMLLEFKMEGKVVWRRRRPMPTQLPPRFETALRLFDESLSGTLAVGSVELALGEIRQLLTHLHDRGHDSFHGVGLGDVREFLMAIAPNHQSGMGNTVWAVKRFFSFLNDFELSDLPVHAMLSQVSPRRIRILPRFTQDEVTRLLAVIDTATAVGNRDYAMVRLAVSTGLRCGDITDLRLESIDWRRDEIRIVQRKTAATLALPLTVEAGNAVADYILNARPASDSPEVFLRAHAPHVKLTGPTGALIMKRHLAAAGIPHKAGDGKTFHALRRTLGTRLIETGAELPMAAQILGHARIDSSKRYIALDTDSLRECCLPLTGFECRAEALQ, encoded by the coding sequence ATGGAACCAACCATGTCTGTATTGGTAGACGGAGTATTGACCGCAGCCCGGGGCGCCGGACTGACCGAGGCATCGCTCAAGTACCAGAGGAGTTGTTGCGCGACCGTGGCACGGTACTGCACCGACCACGCGATCGACGAGTACAACGAGCAGGTCCGCGACAGGTTCCTGGCTGAGCAGGACACCCGTCTGCAGCGCAGAAATATCGGCCCGGTGTTCCGGTCGTCGCTGGAGAAGACAGCAAACATGCTGCTCGAGTTCAAGATGGAAGGGAAAGTGGTATGGCGCAGGCGGCGTCCGATGCCGACGCAGCTGCCACCCCGTTTCGAGACGGCCCTGCGCTTGTTCGACGAGTCGCTCTCGGGAACCCTGGCCGTCGGATCGGTCGAGTTAGCTTTGGGCGAGATTAGACAGCTGCTTACTCATCTCCACGACCGTGGACATGACAGCTTCCACGGTGTCGGGCTCGGCGACGTGCGGGAATTCCTGATGGCCATAGCCCCGAATCACCAGTCGGGCATGGGAAACACCGTGTGGGCAGTCAAGCGATTCTTTAGCTTCCTCAACGACTTCGAACTGTCCGACCTGCCAGTGCACGCAATGTTGTCACAGGTCTCACCGAGACGGATTCGGATCCTGCCGCGCTTCACCCAGGACGAGGTCACCCGGCTGCTCGCAGTGATCGACACCGCGACGGCCGTTGGCAACAGGGATTACGCGATGGTGCGACTGGCCGTGTCGACAGGGCTGCGCTGCGGCGACATCACCGATCTGCGGCTGGAGAGCATCGACTGGCGGCGAGATGAGATCAGAATCGTGCAGCGAAAGACCGCGGCCACACTGGCGCTGCCGCTCACGGTCGAGGCGGGCAACGCAGTCGCCGACTACATCTTGAACGCCAGGCCTGCCTCCGACTCACCCGAGGTATTCCTGCGCGCCCATGCGCCGCACGTCAAACTGACGGGACCGACGGGCGCGTTGATCATGAAACGCCATCTGGCCGCGGCAGGCATCCCACACAAGGCCGGCGACGGAAAGACGTTCCACGCGTTACGTCGCACCCTGGGCACCAGGCTGATCGAAACCGGAGCGGAACTTCCGATGGCCGCCCAAATCCTCGGACATGCCCGAATCGACTCGTCGAAGCGCTACATCGCCTTGGACACGGACTCGCTTCGCGAATGCTGCCTGCCCCTGACCGGTTTTGAATGCCGTGCGGAGGCGCTGCAATGA